TGTTTTTCATTTCAAAGGTTCCTCCAAGCAAACGGGTAAGTCCCTCTGTAACCGGCAATCCAAGACCGGCGCCACCATATTTTCGTGTTACCGATTGATCGGCCTGAAAAAAAACCTCGAATATATGATCTTTAATCTCCTCTGCAATGCCCGGCCCGGTGTCGGTAACGGTAAAAAGGACATGAATATCATTGGTGGCTGTGTGTTCATCCTGCTGCTGGATTTCAGCACTCACCCGTACTTCCCCGCTGTCGGTAAATTTGACGGCATTTGAAACAAGCTGCCGCAATACCATGGCGGTTTTAGAATTATCACCGGCAACAACAAGCGGCTTCTCAGGAATTTTGCAGAAAAAACGGAGCCCCTTTTCCCGTGCCTCGCCGGCAAAACGGGCGTCGATTGTTTTCAACATATCAACAACATCGAATTGCGTTTCATTAACTTTGAGTATACCGGCTTCCAGACCGGTAAGGGCAATAATATTATCGACTGTATCCATAAGCCGTCCCGCAGCCTTCCGCATGAGTATCAGTTCATCGCTGCCGTCACTTCCCACCGCAGAACCATATACCAATTCGGACAGCGACATTATGGCCGTAAGGGGGGTGCGCATTTCATGGGTGACCGAAGACATAATCCGCATTTTCATCTGCGCCGCCTTTTCGGCTTCATCGCGCGCCCGCACCGTTGCTTTTAAAAGGGCCTTTTCTTCGGTAATATCGGTAAACGTACCGACCAGACCGGCCACCTCTCCTTTTTCATTATAGAATGCTCCCTTGTAGAACTTCACATCCCGCAACTCTCCGTCGCCGCGCTTGACTTTCCACTCATACCGCTGTGATGTCCCCGAAGAAAAAAGCTCGTTGTCCTGCCGTGCATATTCTTCTGCAATCTCCGGTGGGGCCATATCCCAGACTGTTTTTCCATCCAGAAAATCCCGATCCTTACCGGTAAATTTTTCAAAGGCACGATTACATCCCATATATCGACCTTCACGGTCTTTGAAAAATACCGGAATGGGAATCGTATCCATAAGGATGGAGATAAAGGAATGCTGTTGCCGGATCTGCACTTCGCCGGCCATACGACGGAGCACGACCGCGGCCTGACGGCCGAGAGTTTCGAGCGCCTCGCGCTTTTCAGAGCCGAGAGTCTGGTCTCCCCGCATAATAAACGAAGCACTTCCATACACTTCACGCTGCCAGGAGATTCCCAGCGCATACAACCTGCCCAGGTCCAGACTTTTGGTAAGAGATGTACAAATATCGGGTGGAATCGCACCAAATGAAAGCTCGTAAATTCCGCCGGAAATCTCTGCAATTTCGCCCGAGCGAAGCGGCTCTAGTGATGTATCGTCAACCGGCATGGTCAAAGTCCGCGGGTCACCGAGGAGAGAGGCCAGCTTCTCAATATAACAGGGATGAACATAGTAATCACTTACGTTCAAAGTGCCGGCATCGGCGTCGTAGATACTGACAATAGAGAATGCATCCCCGATGATCGTTCCCGCCAATTCTGCAAATATCCTGTAAATATCACTGCTTCTGGTGGCTGCACCGAACCGGACCGCACTCGATGAAAGCACTAAAAGATCATTTTTGTACGATTCCTTGCGGGTTTCCAGATTTCTGATCATCGAAA
This is a stretch of genomic DNA from Chitinivibrionales bacterium. It encodes these proteins:
- a CDS encoding PAS domain S-box protein — translated: MFDRSGKGQGTQQSAVFNGRFQALGDHIRMRTLIALHGIGMIYMTIFSFKAIHEGMCGVAIADALAFISTSISVYFLIKQRARWCSTWAFLICVGMLFLFLLITGGSEGSGHLWLFGYPIAAVLLLQRREGMVLAVIFLACVALILLLPRLWEWQYVYPVNFKLRLFGSLILVFIIALTYELVVSSAAQNIAQQDRKYRALYDNVPIGLYQASSGGELVGVNRALAAMFGCESAEQMIKEKLFVPGIFSEIVSRRFLKDEQVHGITRTLQRRDGAEISVRENVRRAKRIDEMGMETTTFEGSLEDISMIRNLETRKESYKNDLLVLSSSAVRFGAATRSSDIYRIFAELAGTIIGDAFSIVSIYDADAGTLNVSDYYVHPCYIEKLASLLGDPRTLTMPVDDTSLEPLRSGEIAEISGGIYELSFGAIPPDICTSLTKSLDLGRLYALGISWQREVYGSASFIMRGDQTLGSEKREALETLGRQAAVVLRRMAGEVQIRQQHSFISILMDTIPIPVFFKDREGRYMGCNRAFEKFTGKDRDFLDGKTVWDMAPPEIAEEYARQDNELFSSGTSQRYEWKVKRGDGELRDVKFYKGAFYNEKGEVAGLVGTFTDITEEKALLKATVRARDEAEKAAQMKMRIMSSVTHEMRTPLTAIMSLSELVYGSAVGSDGSDELILMRKAAGRLMDTVDNIIALTGLEAGILKVNETQFDVVDMLKTIDARFAGEAREKGLRFFCKIPEKPLVVAGDNSKTAMVLRQLVSNAVKFTDSGEVRVSAEIQQQDEHTATNDIHVLFTVTDTGPGIAEEIKDHIFEVFFQADQSVTRKYGGAGLGLPVTEGLTRLLGGTFEMKNNDPKGTMCMVRVVYKRNTTNVEDTNEEGA